In bacterium, a single window of DNA contains:
- a CDS encoding protein kinase codes for MILRRVPDQIGRYQILSELGRGSMGDVYLALDPNIERRIALKVLLPLLKVGVKEQAELRQRFLVEARAAGKLKHPGVVTLFDADTDPDTGLSFIAMEWVDGPSLHDVVRESGTLAIPRAVEIFEQVAHALEAAHQADLVHRDIKPANILLTATDEAKVTDFGIAKLASMSITATGWVPGSPFYMSPEQVRGQDIDGRSDVYSLGVSLYQCLTGEVPFQSDSLAGVTYMILEVDPRPPQPLNPDISDQLAAVMGRAMEKAPKDRFQSALEFAEALRRVSSEPRWAPGASAHSMKTSVPTHRTGTVTARERTATVRLQAADPEAPSAAAAHYSEPAPPSSRPVSRLTRYALAAIGLLLLFLVGPALRTSASQDQQAATLLVEATEPFSYAHPQPVDPLDPQRPALDVPVEPPPFTGAEEAAQADNQPEPQRAPTRRSLERAAPKPATVPAPASLPPAPAEPAPVELAKPVQAPAVRRANLEIVFKNRLKNAEVSVWIDEEKIWSRAVAAPKSVFKRVVGRNVFTLIPVAEGSHVIDVRVIGVEGKVDVVRRAEAEFVAGETKRLKVAMVPPKKLKLSWGKQNSG; via the coding sequence ATGATCCTCCGCAGAGTCCCCGACCAGATCGGCCGCTATCAAATCCTCTCCGAGCTGGGGCGCGGGTCAATGGGCGACGTCTACCTGGCGCTGGATCCCAACATCGAGCGGCGGATCGCGCTCAAGGTTCTGCTGCCGCTGCTCAAGGTCGGCGTCAAGGAGCAGGCCGAGCTGCGCCAGCGGTTCCTGGTCGAGGCGCGCGCCGCCGGTAAGCTCAAACACCCGGGCGTGGTCACGCTCTTCGACGCCGACACCGATCCCGACACCGGGCTGTCCTTTATCGCCATGGAGTGGGTCGACGGCCCCTCCCTACACGATGTCGTCCGCGAGTCGGGCACCCTGGCCATTCCACGAGCCGTCGAGATCTTCGAACAGGTGGCTCACGCTCTCGAGGCCGCCCACCAGGCGGATCTCGTGCATCGGGACATCAAGCCGGCCAACATCCTGCTCACGGCTACCGACGAGGCCAAGGTCACCGATTTCGGCATCGCAAAGCTGGCTTCCATGTCGATAACCGCTACCGGCTGGGTGCCCGGCTCGCCCTTTTACATGTCCCCGGAACAAGTGCGCGGGCAGGATATCGATGGCCGCTCAGACGTCTATTCCCTGGGAGTCTCGCTCTACCAGTGCCTCACCGGAGAGGTCCCCTTCCAGAGCGACTCGCTCGCCGGCGTGACCTACATGATCCTCGAAGTGGACCCACGCCCTCCGCAGCCCCTGAATCCAGACATTTCGGATCAGCTCGCCGCGGTCATGGGCAGAGCGATGGAAAAAGCCCCGAAAGACCGCTTCCAGAGCGCCCTCGAGTTCGCGGAGGCCCTGCGACGGGTCTCATCCGAGCCCCGGTGGGCGCCGGGGGCATCGGCCCACTCAATGAAAACCAGCGTGCCGACTCACCGGACGGGCACGGTCACGGCGAGAGAGCGCACGGCGACGGTGCGGCTCCAGGCGGCTGACCCCGAAGCCCCTTCGGCGGCCGCGGCGCACTACAGCGAGCCGGCCCCACCCAGCTCGAGACCGGTTTCACGGCTCACCCGCTACGCGCTGGCCGCGATCGGCCTGCTGCTGCTCTTTCTCGTCGGGCCAGCGCTACGAACGTCCGCGTCGCAGGATCAGCAAGCCGCGACCTTGCTGGTTGAAGCAACCGAGCCGTTCTCGTACGCTCATCCTCAGCCGGTGGATCCTCTTGATCCTCAGCGACCGGCGCTCGACGTCCCCGTCGAGCCGCCGCCCTTCACAGGTGCCGAAGAGGCAGCCCAGGCAGACAACCAGCCGGAGCCTCAGCGCGCTCCGACCAGGCGCAGCCTCGAGAGAGCGGCTCCGAAGCCCGCCACGGTCCCCGCGCCGGCTTCCCTGCCTCCCGCGCCGGCCGAGCCCGCCCCGGTGGAGCTTGCGAAGCCGGTCCAGGCTCCTGCGGTCAGAAGAGCCAATCTCGAGATCGTGTTCAAGAACCGTCTCAAGAACGCCGAGGTCTCGGTCTGGATCGATGAAGAGAAGATCTGGTCGCGAGCCGTGGCCGCGCCCAAGAGCGTGTTCAAGCGTGTCGTCGGACGCAACGTCTTCACGCTCATCCCTGTCGCGGAGGGCTCGCACGTGATCGACGTTCGCGTCATCGGCGTGGAAGGCAAGGTCGACGTGGTCCGCCGCGCCGAAGCGGAATTCGTGGCTGGAGAGACCAAGCGACTCAAGGTCGCCATGGTTCCGCCCAAGAAACTCAAGTTGTCGTGGGGCAAACAGAACAGTGGCTGA
- a CDS encoding FHA domain-containing protein: MPLTGPRTEVGRKGAHVVIADPALSASHFAIEAKGDSFFVRDLDSSNGTRLNGHKVRSARLKSGDTIHAGETTFSFRIEEVIPWDDS, translated from the coding sequence ATGCCCTTGACCGGGCCCCGTACCGAGGTCGGCCGCAAGGGCGCCCACGTCGTCATCGCCGATCCGGCCCTGTCCGCCAGCCATTTCGCCATCGAGGCCAAAGGCGATAGCTTCTTCGTCCGCGACCTCGACAGCAGCAATGGCACTCGGCTCAACGGCCACAAGGTCCGATCGGCGCGGCTCAAGTCCGGCGACACCATCCACGCGGGGGAAACGACTTTCTCGTTTCGGATCGAGGAAGTGATTCCCTGGGACGATAGCTAG
- a CDS encoding DUF4198 domain-containing protein, with protein MRALFTWLVFLLALATAAGAESLRLERLQGGTHRLSLPAELGESWREINVGRLQVRSASGQKAVDPERLPATGHLNLSLSRTGCSVVQVDVGPAATAGRSDSWQRVTRCTKIAACPEGGRAGAGAAMRQRAGALLTAKTGSRIEIRPLFNPLALEPGSDLPVRLYYQGEAVRGGVISGRGPDGVEIQATADGVGIATLTIPAAGGWTLRFGHAGAVAELIFDVP; from the coding sequence GTGCGCGCACTCTTCACGTGGCTTGTTTTCCTCCTGGCGCTGGCGACCGCGGCCGGGGCGGAATCGCTGCGGCTCGAGAGGCTCCAGGGCGGGACCCACCGGCTGAGCCTGCCGGCCGAGCTCGGGGAGTCGTGGCGAGAGATCAACGTCGGCCGCCTTCAGGTGCGATCCGCGAGTGGCCAGAAGGCCGTCGACCCCGAGCGGCTCCCGGCGACCGGTCATCTGAACCTGTCTCTGTCGAGGACCGGCTGCTCGGTCGTGCAGGTCGACGTGGGACCGGCGGCGACCGCGGGACGGTCGGACTCATGGCAACGGGTGACCCGGTGCACCAAGATCGCCGCCTGCCCGGAGGGAGGCCGTGCGGGTGCCGGAGCCGCCATGCGCCAGCGAGCGGGAGCACTGCTGACGGCCAAGACCGGCAGCCGGATCGAGATCCGGCCGCTGTTCAACCCGCTGGCTCTGGAGCCCGGGAGCGATCTGCCGGTGAGACTCTATTACCAGGGTGAGGCCGTGCGGGGCGGCGTGATCTCCGGCCGCGGTCCCGACGGCGTCGAGATCCAGGCCACCGCCGACGGCGTCGGGATTGCGACCCTCACGATTCCAGCAGCCGGTGGCTGGACCCTGCGCTTCGGCCATGCCGGAGCGGTCGCGGAGTTGATTTTCGATGTGCCGTAG
- a CDS encoding Hpt domain-containing protein, with protein MRPAPFSKPTSPGGAGTPAGAEPASANRPAVNQNVQDRYLWQGLSTEAALRALATYMRTAPGLIEDMREALRCREWTRLAELAHAFKSSSAIVGAESLYETCNRLEEASGEGTSAEASSQLERVKGEYDRVLLSLEARDPHAKAD; from the coding sequence GTGAGACCCGCACCGTTCTCGAAACCGACGAGTCCCGGAGGTGCGGGTACTCCGGCCGGAGCCGAGCCGGCCTCCGCAAACCGCCCGGCCGTCAACCAGAACGTCCAAGATCGATATCTCTGGCAGGGGCTGAGTACCGAAGCCGCGCTCCGGGCTCTCGCGACCTACATGAGGACTGCACCCGGGCTCATCGAGGACATGCGCGAGGCCCTGCGGTGCCGAGAATGGACGCGGCTCGCCGAGCTCGCCCACGCCTTCAAATCGAGTAGCGCGATCGTAGGAGCCGAGTCGCTCTACGAAACATGCAACCGGTTGGAGGAAGCCTCCGGGGAGGGGACGAGCGCGGAGGCTTCCTCGCAGCTGGAAAGAGTGAAGGGAGAATACGACCGCGTGCTGCTCTCGCTCGAGGCGCGAGACCCTCACGCGAAGGCGGACTGA
- a CDS encoding zinc-binding dehydrogenase, which yields MRKVVVHRPGGHERLEIEEHPTPEPGPGELRIEVTAAGVNFADCLIRMGLYKSSRDQIGWPVTPGFEVAGRVDALGPGVDDLEPGDEVLAVTRFGGYATEVVVPRGQAFRIPDGLGLEQAAAFPSPFLTAYYGLVQLANPRPGESMLVHSAAGGVGGALVQLGKACGCRVIGVVGARHKVETARSLGADAMIDRSNEALWPAAERLEPDGYAMVFDANGVATLRQSYRHLGRPGRLVVYGFHSMLAKGTSRPSWPRLLLAWLRTPRFDPLRMTNSSRSVLAFNLSYFFDQTELLREIMGRLLRWLADGRIVPPPVKCYPLVRVADAHREIESGLTVGKLVLTMGE from the coding sequence ATGCGGAAGGTCGTCGTGCATCGCCCGGGGGGCCACGAGCGCCTCGAGATCGAGGAGCACCCGACGCCCGAGCCGGGCCCCGGCGAGCTGCGGATCGAGGTGACCGCCGCCGGAGTCAATTTCGCCGACTGCCTGATTCGCATGGGTCTCTACAAGTCCTCGCGCGATCAAATCGGATGGCCGGTTACACCCGGGTTCGAGGTCGCGGGAAGGGTGGACGCGCTCGGTCCCGGAGTCGACGATCTCGAGCCCGGCGACGAGGTCCTCGCTGTCACCCGCTTCGGCGGCTACGCCACCGAAGTCGTCGTGCCACGGGGCCAGGCCTTCCGGATCCCGGACGGCCTCGGTCTCGAACAAGCCGCCGCCTTCCCATCGCCCTTCCTGACCGCCTACTACGGACTCGTCCAGCTCGCCAATCCCAGGCCGGGCGAGTCGATGCTGGTTCACTCGGCGGCCGGCGGCGTCGGCGGCGCCCTGGTGCAGCTCGGCAAGGCCTGCGGCTGCCGGGTGATCGGGGTGGTCGGCGCTCGGCACAAGGTAGAGACCGCGCGGAGTCTGGGAGCGGACGCGATGATCGACCGGTCGAATGAAGCCTTGTGGCCCGCGGCCGAGCGCCTGGAGCCCGACGGCTACGCGATGGTGTTCGACGCCAATGGCGTGGCCACGCTGCGCCAGAGCTACCGCCATCTCGGAAGGCCCGGCAGGCTGGTCGTCTACGGCTTTCACTCCATGCTTGCCAAGGGAACGAGCCGGCCGTCGTGGCCCCGGCTCCTGCTGGCCTGGCTGCGCACGCCGCGCTTCGACCCGCTCCGCATGACCAACTCGAGCCGCAGCGTCCTGGCCTTCAACCTGAGCTACTTCTTCGACCAGACCGAGCTGTTGAGGGAGATCATGGGCCGCCTGCTCCGGTGGCTGGCGGACGGCCGCATCGTGCCGCCGCCGGTCAAGTGCTACCCGTTAGTACGGGTCGCCGACGCCCATCGCGAGATCGAGTCCGGGCTCACCGTGGGCAAGCTGGTCCTGACGATGGGAGAATGA
- a CDS encoding carbohydrate kinase family protein, translating into MSHGERLDSAGVRFLLDIDPKGTERHLNLMDENGGRISIYVAFATLDPDLDLERLEAAIAKHDVLVLGINNYCRRLIPLAQGLDRPIWCDIHDYDGHADYHRDFVEAADVLFLSSDQLPGYRDFMEAQVAAGKSLVVCTHGRQGASVLSGDGQWAEQPIAGGFERVDTNGAGDAFFAGFLSSWLDGKPVRRCLEVASVVAGLCVTSRELASAELSPARIRAELERLGW; encoded by the coding sequence GTGTCACACGGCGAGCGGCTCGACTCGGCCGGTGTACGGTTCTTGCTCGACATCGATCCCAAAGGTACGGAGCGCCACCTAAACCTGATGGACGAGAACGGCGGCCGCATCTCGATCTACGTGGCCTTTGCCACCCTCGACCCCGACCTCGATTTAGAGCGCCTCGAAGCAGCGATCGCGAAGCACGACGTTCTCGTGCTCGGCATCAACAACTACTGTCGACGCCTGATCCCGCTGGCCCAGGGACTCGATCGGCCGATCTGGTGCGACATTCACGACTACGACGGGCACGCCGACTACCATCGCGACTTCGTGGAAGCCGCTGACGTCCTGTTCCTGAGCTCGGACCAGCTGCCCGGCTACCGCGACTTTATGGAGGCTCAGGTCGCGGCCGGCAAGTCGCTCGTCGTCTGCACCCACGGACGCCAGGGCGCCTCCGTCCTAAGCGGAGACGGACAGTGGGCGGAGCAGCCCATCGCCGGTGGCTTCGAGCGGGTCGACACCAACGGCGCCGGCGACGCCTTCTTCGCCGGCTTCCTCTCGTCCTGGCTCGACGGCAAGCCGGTGCGCCGGTGCCTCGAGGTCGCCAGCGTGGTCGCCGGCCTCTGCGTCACCTCACGAGAGCTGGCGTCGGCCGAGCTCAGTCCTGCCCGTATACGGGCCGAGCTCGAAAGGCTCGGATGGTGA
- a CDS encoding helix-turn-helix transcriptional regulator, translating into MTSRKRPASRLESTCRLSWCRKRPERERWFTFSRAAPLNEAAFRYYPRLARVREFVLSSYSEQLTLADAARVARMERTAFSDFFHRKTGVRFRDWLAGVRVTKAQELLAERDFPVTKVARKVGYGSVRSFERVFLRTTGVTAVAYKKTKRPS; encoded by the coding sequence ATGACTTCCCGCAAGCGTCCGGCGAGCCGACTCGAGTCGACATGTCGACTTTCGTGGTGCAGGAAGAGACCGGAACGAGAGAGGTGGTTCACCTTTTCTAGAGCCGCGCCCCTGAACGAAGCGGCCTTTCGCTACTATCCGCGCCTTGCGCGGGTTCGGGAGTTCGTGCTTTCCAGCTATTCGGAACAACTCACCCTGGCGGATGCGGCCCGGGTTGCCCGCATGGAACGGACGGCGTTCTCCGACTTCTTTCACCGCAAGACGGGCGTTCGGTTTCGGGACTGGCTAGCTGGCGTTCGCGTGACCAAAGCGCAGGAGCTTCTCGCTGAAAGAGATTTTCCGGTCACCAAGGTGGCTCGCAAGGTCGGCTATGGCAGTGTTCGCTCGTTCGAGCGCGTCTTTCTGAGAACGACCGGCGTGACTGCGGTCGCGTACAAGAAAACGAAACGGCCGTCGTAG